One window from the genome of Anopheles coluzzii chromosome X, AcolN3, whole genome shotgun sequence encodes:
- the LOC120960706 gene encoding mitochondrial coenzyme A transporter SLC25A42, whose translation MRATTLSGELLPVRPHTGSNGIWTATDAVREMSTNNRQASEPVPPVRPTNLNNRDVVVTSLIAGATAGALAKTTIAPLDRTKINFQINKDVPYTFRAALGFLRNTYVREGFLALWRGNSATMARIIPYSAIQFTAHEQWKKILQVDLHADTEVRRFLAGSLAGITSQSLTYPLDLARARMAVTDKYSGYKTLREVFVKIWQCEGPRTLYRGYWATILGVIPYAGTSFFTYDTLKNEYYKRTGDKSPNTVISLTFGAVAGVIGQSSSYPLDIVRRRMQTTGVTAQCADQYLTIGRTLIKIYRHEGLVKGFYKGLSMNWIKGPIAVGISFATYDHIKHLLRDIIHIRSGDGQAR comes from the exons ATGCGTGCCACCACGCTCAGCGGCGAATTGCTTCCCGTCCGTCCGCACACTGGCAGTAACGGCATCTGGACAGCAACGGATGCGGTGCGAG AAATGTCTACGAACAATCGACAAGCGTCGGAACCGGTGCCGCCGGTTCGGCCCACCAACCTTAACAACCGGGACGTCGTGGTGACCAGCCTGATTGCCGGCGCGACGGCCGGTGCGTTGGCCAAAACCACCATCGCTCCGCTCGACCGAACAAAGATCAACTTTCAAATCAA CAAGGACGTCCCGTACACGTTCCGGGCAGCGCTCGGGTTCCTGCGAAACACGTACGTTCGCGAAGGATTCCTGGCCCTGTGGCGGGGCAATTCGGCCACGATGGCGCGCATCATCCCATACTCGGCTATCCAGTTTACAGCCCACGAGCAATGGAAGAAGATACTGCAGGTCGATCTGCACGCGGA CACGGAAGTACGCCGCTTCCTCGCAGGGTCGCTGGCCGGCATCACGTCCCAGTCGCTGACGTACCCGCTCGATCTGGCCCGGGCCCGCATGGCGGTGACGGACAAGTACTCCGGCTACAAGACGCTGCGCGAAGTGTTCGTGAAAATTTGGCAGTGCGAAGGGCCGCGCACACTGTACCGCGGCTACTGGGCGACCATACTGGGCGTAATACCGTACGCCGGCACATCGTTCTTCACCTACGACACGCTGAAAAATGAGTACTACA AAAGGACGGGAGACAAATCTCCCAACACTGTGATATCGCTCACGTTCGGTGCGGTAGCGGGCGTGATCGGCCAGTCATCCAGCTACCCGCTGGACATTGTGCGGCGACGAATGCAAACCACCGGTGTAACGGCTCAATGCGCCGACCAGTACCTTACCATTGGCCGGACGTTGATAAAAATATACAGGCAT GAAGGGCTCGTCAAGGGCTTCTACAAGGGTCTGAGCATGAACTGGATCAAGGGCCCGATCGCTGTCGGCATCAGCTTCGCGACGTACGACCACATCAAGCATCTGCTCCGCGACATCATACACATCCGGAGCGGGGACGGCCAGGCACGGTAA
- the LOC120960773 gene encoding uncharacterized protein LOC120960773, with amino-acid sequence MQKLKMFVQRNLVTIVMIPSLIGLHWAWDSLQHNRALVSDYERKDLPVVIAAKALWQRVTNKAESGEQQQDKSQ; translated from the exons ATGCAAAAGCTAAAGATGTTCGTGCAGCGAAACCTGGTGACGATCGTGATGATTCCATCGCTGATCGGTCTGCACTGGGCGTGGGACTCCCTGCAGCACAACCGAGCCCTCGTGTCCGACTACGAGCGCAAGGATCTGCCGGTCGTAATC GCGGCAAAAGCGCTATGGCAGCGGGTTACCAACAAAGCAGAATCCggcgaacagcagcaggacaAATCGCAGTAA
- the LOC120956930 gene encoding serine/threonine-protein kinase ULK3, with protein MSEAKITEYKLLERLGSGTYAIVYRAMKKTTKEILAVKVMAKSKLSCTAMDNIISEISLLKKLKHRHIVEMRDFLWDEENIYILMEYCDAGNLSSYIRQHRTLDEGTCKRFLQQLALALRYMRQHDVSHLDLKPANLLLTRASGTYVLKVGDFGFAQRLKLNQENTAVKGSPLYMAPEILLNSSYGPTADLWSVGVILYECLFGRAPYSSTSLHELAERIHRNDPIAIPCRPPISTDCRQLLVSLLQRDPGRRISFEKFFDDPYLDLAHVACEENLEKAIALINRAIEMEQRQELAGAYRAYCQGLQYFVPITRAEPDAGKRQLLRQRVLTYLNRAEALKQHIYATTQTERQQQQDVPATSVMKRPDEQGRSGAGNINSSSSSKEGTGGDGGGRASDKLAEKAPEPGIAELARDNEAIARGLEIGWQAAKEASENKLDAALDSYTSALSLLIPVLHQDIPAGQKRVLRQRVVQWMEEAEQIKSIRSAQIMQEMESTEANHYGCTLQ; from the exons ATGAGTGAGGCCAAAATTACCGAATACAAACTGCTCGAGCGGCTCGGCAGCGGCACGTACGCCATCGTGTACCGAGCGATGAAGAAG ACGACGAAGGAGATACTGGCGGTGAAGGTGATGGCCAAGAGCAAGCTCTCCTGCACCGCGATGGACAACATCATCAGCGAGATCAGCCTGCTGAAGAAGCTGAAGCACCGGCACATCGTCGAGATGCGGGACTTTCTCTGGGACGAGGAGAACATCTACATCCTGATGGAGTACTGCGACGCGGGCAACCTGTCCTCCTACATCCGGCAGCACCGGACGCTGGACGAGGGCACCTGCAAGCGGTTCCTGCAGCAGCTCGCGCTCGCCCTGCGCTACATGCGCCAGCACGACGTGAGCCATCTCGACCTGAAGCCGGCCAACCTGCTGCTGACCCGGGCGTCCGGCACGTACGTGCTGAAGGTGGGCGACTTTGGGTTCGCCCAGCGGCTGAAGCTGAACCAGGAGAACACGGCAGTCAAGGGTTCGCCGCTGTACATGGCGCCCGAGATACTGCTGAACAGCTCGTACGGGCCGACCGCCGACCTGTGGAGCGTCGGCGTCATCCTGTACGAGTGTCTGTTCGGCCGGGCCCCGTACAGCTCGACCAGCCTGCACGAGCTGGCCGAGCGCATTCACCGGAACGATCCGATCGCGATACCGTGCCGGCCGCCCATCTCGACCGACTGCCGGCAGCTGCTGGTCAGCCTGCTGCAGCGCGATCCGGGCCGGCGCATCAGCTTCGAGAAGTTTTTCGACGACCCGTACCTGGACCTGGCGCACGTGGCGTGCGAGGAAAATCTGGAGAAAGCGATCGCGCTCATCAACCGGGCGATCGAGATGGAGCAGCGGCAGGAGCTGGCGGGCGCCTACCGGGCCTACTGCCAGGGGCTGCAGTACTTTGTGCCGATAACGCGCGCCGAGCCGGATGCCGGCAAGCGGCAGCTGTTGCGCCAGCGCGTCCTCACGTACCTGAACCGGGCGGAAGCGCTCAAGCAGCACATTTACGCGACGACCCAGAcggagcggcagcagcaacaggacgTGCCAGCTACATCGGTGATGAAACGACCGGACGAGCAGGGACGTTCCGGTGCGGGAAACATAAATTCTTCGAGCTCAAGCAAAGAAGGCACCggcggcgatggtggtggccgTGCGAGCGATAAGCTGGCGGAGAAAGCACCCGAGCCCGGCATTGCCGAGCTGGCCCGGGACAACGAAGCGATTGCCCGCGGGCTCGAGATTGGGTGGCAGGCGGCGAAGGAAGCGTCCGAGAACAAGCTCGATGCCGCACTGGACAGTTACACGTCGGCGCTCAGCCTGCTCATACCCGTGCTGCACCAGGACATTCCCGCCGGACAGAAGCGCGTACTGCGGCAGCGTGTCGTCCAGTGGATGGAGGAGGCGGAGCAGATCAAATCGATCCGCTCGGCCCAGATCATGCAGGAGATGGAGAGCACCGAGGCAAACCACTACGGCTGTACCTTGCAGTAG